A DNA window from Syntrophaceae bacterium contains the following coding sequences:
- the ahbD gene encoding heme b synthase — MADTGKERRLPVLEDTLRMVAWEVTRRCNLACVHCRASSERGPYPGELTTDEGLRLLDDIAAFSRPVIILTGGEPLLREDVYDLAAYGTKKGLRMVLATNGTLVTETVARRMIEAGIQRVSISIDGADAASHDAFRCVSGAFEGAMAGIEAMRRAGLEFQINTTITRANLAAIGRILDLAVRIGAAAHHIFLLVPTGRGREMADQAISAEEYEETLKWFAGQDRRSPIQLKATCAPHYFRVVRQQKKLKAGDSDSGSAGAGASGPQGHPFHAMTRGCLGGSAFCFISHTGQVQPCGYLEVDCGRVRERGFEAVWKESAVFKDLRDLNRYGGKCGRCEFIRVCGGCRARAYEATGDYLAEEPLCIYEPGGSR, encoded by the coding sequence ATGGCTGACACTGGAAAAGAAAGGCGCCTGCCCGTCCTGGAGGATACGCTCCGCATGGTGGCCTGGGAGGTCACCCGGCGCTGCAACCTCGCCTGCGTCCACTGCCGGGCCTCCTCCGAGCGGGGCCCTTACCCGGGCGAGTTGACCACGGATGAAGGCCTGCGCCTCCTGGACGACATTGCCGCCTTCAGCCGGCCCGTCATCATCCTAACGGGAGGCGAGCCCCTGCTTCGGGAGGACGTCTACGACCTGGCCGCTTACGGGACGAAAAAGGGCCTGCGGATGGTCCTGGCCACCAACGGCACCCTCGTAACGGAGACCGTTGCTCGGCGGATGATTGAAGCGGGCATCCAGAGGGTCAGCATCAGCATCGACGGGGCCGACGCGGCGAGCCACGACGCTTTCCGGTGTGTCTCCGGAGCCTTCGAGGGCGCCATGGCCGGCATCGAGGCCATGAGGCGGGCGGGCCTGGAATTCCAGATCAACACGACGATCACCCGGGCGAACCTGGCCGCGATCGGCCGGATCCTCGACCTCGCCGTCAGGATCGGGGCGGCGGCCCACCACATCTTCCTCCTCGTCCCCACGGGCCGGGGGCGGGAGATGGCCGACCAGGCCATCTCGGCGGAGGAATACGAAGAGACCCTGAAGTGGTTCGCCGGACAGGACCGCCGGTCGCCCATCCAGCTCAAGGCCACCTGCGCCCCCCACTATTTCCGGGTCGTGCGCCAGCAAAAGAAGCTGAAGGCGGGAGACAGTGACTCCGGGTCGGCCGGGGCGGGGGCATCGGGTCCCCAGGGCCATCCCTTCCACGCCATGACCCGGGGATGCCTGGGGGGGAGCGCCTTCTGCTTCATCTCCCACACCGGCCAGGTGCAGCCCTGCGGCTACCTGGAGGTGGACTGCGGCCGCGTACGGGAGCGGGGGTTCGAGGCGGTGTGGAAGGAATCGGCTGTTTTCAAGGACCTGCGGGACCTGAACCGCTACGGCGGCAAGTGCGGCCGCTGCGAGTTCATCCGGGTTTGCGGCGGCTGCCGCGCCCGCGCCTACGAGGCGACGGGGGATTACCTGGCGGAGGAGCCTCTCTGCATTTACGAGCCGGGGGGCAGTCGATAG
- a CDS encoding Lrp/AsnC family transcriptional regulator, which translates to MDGKDREILNILQKEFPLEAAPFRAVGEAVGLPEGEVLRRVRALREKGVIRRIGASFNPRKLGFVSTLCAARVPDEMAGSFVKTVNAYPGVTHHYRRDHEYNCWFTFIAPSEEALESSLAEIREKTGIEILSLRAVKTYKIDATFEL; encoded by the coding sequence ATGGACGGCAAGGACCGGGAGATTCTGAACATCCTCCAGAAGGAGTTTCCCCTGGAGGCGGCGCCCTTCAGGGCGGTCGGGGAGGCCGTGGGCCTCCCGGAGGGCGAGGTCCTGCGCCGGGTCCGCGCGCTCCGGGAGAAGGGGGTGATCCGCCGCATCGGGGCCTCCTTCAACCCCCGGAAACTGGGGTTCGTCAGCACCCTCTGCGCCGCCCGGGTCCCCGATGAGATGGCCGGCTCCTTCGTGAAGACCGTAAACGCCTATCCCGGCGTCACCCACCATTACCGCCGGGATCACGAGTACAACTGCTGGTTCACCTTCATCGCCCCGTCCGAGGAGGCCCTGGAATCTTCGCTCGCGGAGATCCGGGAGAAAACGGGGATCGAGATCCTGAGCCTCCGCGCGGTCAAAACCTACAAGATCGACGCCACCTTCGAGCTGTAA
- a CDS encoding (Fe-S)-binding protein, which translates to MFHAERCDFCGRCLEFCPYVNYDLERAQTEMRDLVAGGTPPIVGACVTCASCNMVCPTQANPFDLLNERQEASGALGIPEQAFKNFAGLSGLPTVVKKGDPGKPVMNICIVGDMVRDLLENPLFEGLTVVEGADYFCTVGYIHLGRPSPVAKEAQRFIDNLAALNSEEVVCFHDDCYTLLTSLAPEYGLKVPFHPVHIFEYLYRELLKRKDQLKKIPLRVAYQAPCASRYTPGKDYYLDRIFELLGVERPPRKYERINALCCGAPLMARDRDRAAEVKGWNIRDAKDAAAQAMVFLCPMCFLNLRKVARDEGLEPLFVTELCRRALA; encoded by the coding sequence ATGTTTCATGCGGAGCGGTGTGATTTTTGCGGCCGATGTCTGGAATTCTGTCCCTATGTCAACTACGATCTGGAGCGCGCCCAAACGGAGATGCGGGACCTCGTGGCGGGGGGAACGCCGCCCATCGTGGGGGCATGTGTCACCTGCGCCTCCTGCAACATGGTCTGCCCGACCCAGGCCAATCCCTTCGATCTCCTGAACGAGCGTCAGGAAGCGTCGGGAGCCCTCGGAATCCCCGAGCAGGCCTTCAAGAACTTCGCCGGCCTGTCCGGCCTGCCCACCGTCGTGAAGAAGGGCGACCCGGGAAAGCCGGTGATGAACATCTGCATCGTCGGCGACATGGTGCGGGACCTCCTGGAGAACCCGCTGTTCGAGGGACTGACGGTCGTCGAGGGGGCCGACTACTTCTGCACCGTCGGCTACATCCACCTGGGCCGGCCGAGCCCCGTCGCGAAGGAGGCCCAGCGGTTCATCGACAATCTCGCGGCCCTCAACTCGGAAGAAGTCGTCTGTTTCCACGACGACTGCTACACGCTGCTGACGTCCCTTGCACCGGAGTACGGTCTGAAGGTCCCATTCCACCCGGTCCATATCTTCGAGTACCTCTACCGGGAGTTGCTCAAGCGGAAGGACCAGCTGAAAAAGATCCCGCTCCGCGTGGCCTACCAGGCTCCCTGCGCATCCCGCTACACCCCGGGCAAGGACTACTACCTCGACCGGATCTTTGAGCTCCTCGGCGTGGAGCGCCCGCCGCGGAAGTACGAGCGGATCAATGCCCTCTGCTGCGGCGCGCCCCTGATGGCCCGCGACCGGGATCGCGCGGCGGAGGTGAAAGGCTGGAACATCAGGGATGCAAAGGACGCGGCCGCCCAGGCCATGGTCTTCCTCTGCCCCATGTGCTTCCTGAATCTGCGGAAGGTCGCCCGCGACGAGGGCCTGGAACCCCTCTTCGTGACGGAGCTGTGCCGGCGGGCGCTGGCGTAA
- a CDS encoding periplasmic heavy metal sensor → MHSGIHRRGILPGLMAALLLLLIANPVVSAAPARSDDDSDRHWWERPKVVQMLGISEEQISRIRKQTRGDVKKSAELKKTFRQERDNLDQLLAADELDEKGILKQTEKVLSTMAAFAKIETEIQFNAVKELTAKQRRELVKMKDSAVEAIRKKIQDRGESRSRE, encoded by the coding sequence ATGCACAGCGGCATTCATCGAAGGGGAATCCTCCCTGGTTTGATGGCGGCACTACTGCTCCTCCTGATCGCAAACCCCGTCGTTTCCGCCGCCCCCGCCCGAAGCGACGACGATTCCGACCGGCACTGGTGGGAACGCCCGAAGGTCGTCCAGATGTTAGGGATCTCAGAGGAGCAGATCAGCCGCATCCGGAAACAGACCAGAGGCGACGTCAAAAAGAGCGCCGAGCTGAAGAAAACCTTCCGCCAGGAGCGGGACAACCTGGATCAGCTTCTGGCGGCGGACGAGCTGGACGAGAAGGGCATCCTGAAGCAGACGGAAAAGGTCCTCTCGACCATGGCGGCCTTCGCGAAGATCGAAACGGAGATCCAGTTCAATGCCGTGAAGGAGCTCACGGCGAAGCAGCGGCGCGAACTCGTCAAGATGAAAGACAGCGCGGTGGAGGCGATCCGGAAGAAAATTCAGGACCGGGGTGAGAGCCGGTCACGGGAGTGA
- a CDS encoding 1-acyl-sn-glycerol-3-phosphate acyltransferase has protein sequence MVDLEYLNNIHLVSDPKVQRFLGTFFLRPNYEIFRHVDIRLENAERIPRNENVIYAMNHTDRFNYWPFQYKLWRLKFPFTTVWVKGKYYRNDLLAKGLDLCNLIPVPSMGYLIEELYKKRFGKMIDREEYRKIRDVVDRKCDDPEAYRKGLAEVAGLMGDTFVDFIRDLYEKIMEKVADLSLYALFEKGLSVIIFPEGTRGSQLGEGRTGIAQVALHTGKTIIPVGCNNSDAVYPGSSPVAQSGWITYRIGEPITLDNQLKEFRIPEKFRLLSRDSQQKFREQFEGATAVIMRAINAQLDEKYRR, from the coding sequence ATGGTGGATCTCGAATACCTCAATAACATCCATCTTGTATCGGACCCAAAGGTCCAGCGGTTCCTGGGCACGTTCTTCCTGAGACCGAACTACGAAATATTCCGGCATGTGGACATCCGCCTGGAAAACGCCGAGCGGATCCCCCGGAACGAAAACGTCATCTACGCAATGAACCACACGGACCGGTTCAACTACTGGCCGTTTCAGTACAAGCTTTGGCGGTTGAAATTCCCGTTCACGACGGTCTGGGTGAAGGGCAAGTACTACCGGAACGACCTGCTCGCCAAGGGCCTGGATCTCTGCAACCTGATCCCGGTACCGTCCATGGGTTACCTCATCGAGGAATTATACAAGAAGCGGTTCGGGAAGATGATCGACCGGGAAGAATACCGAAAGATACGCGACGTCGTCGACCGGAAATGCGACGACCCGGAAGCCTACCGGAAAGGCCTGGCGGAAGTCGCCGGCCTGATGGGAGATACCTTCGTGGATTTCATCCGCGACCTGTACGAGAAGATCATGGAGAAGGTGGCGGACCTGAGCCTTTACGCTCTCTTCGAGAAGGGGTTGAGCGTCATCATTTTTCCCGAGGGCACCCGGGGATCCCAACTCGGAGAGGGGCGGACGGGCATCGCCCAGGTGGCCCTGCACACGGGGAAGACGATCATACCGGTGGGCTGCAACAATTCCGACGCCGTTTATCCCGGCAGCAGTCCCGTCGCACAGAGCGGCTGGATCACCTACCGCATCGGAGAGCCCATCACGCTGGACAACCAGTTGAAGGAATTTCGAATCCCCGAGAAATTCCGGCTCCTGTCCCGGGATTCACAGCAGAAATTCAGGGAACAGTTCGAGGGAGCCACCGCGGTCATCATGAGGGCGATCAACGCCCAACTGGACGAGAAATACAGGCGCTGA
- the kdsB gene encoding 3-deoxy-manno-octulosonate cytidylyltransferase → MTIAVIIPSRYESTRFPGKPLADLAGKPMIQHVYERVLMSGTADLAAVATDDPRIFAAVEAFGGRAVMTADTHRSGSDRIAEAAGILGLREDDIVVNVQGDQPVFEPVQIDEVVAPLVGDPSLPMSTLIYRIRRDEEITHPNAVKTVFDRDGNALYFSRSTIPYVRDRGKTAEYYKHHGIYAYRKHFLDTFTKLPEGTLEHLESLEQLRALEHGYRIRVVVTEHDSIEVDTPQELDRIRRILVGEISS, encoded by the coding sequence ATGACGATCGCCGTCATCATCCCGTCTCGGTACGAATCGACGCGGTTCCCGGGCAAGCCCCTGGCGGACCTGGCGGGAAAGCCCATGATCCAGCACGTCTACGAGCGCGTCCTCATGTCCGGAACGGCCGACCTGGCTGCCGTCGCCACGGATGATCCGCGCATTTTCGCGGCTGTGGAGGCCTTCGGAGGACGGGCCGTCATGACGGCGGACACGCACCGCTCCGGCTCGGACCGGATCGCCGAAGCAGCGGGGATCCTGGGCCTCCGGGAGGACGACATCGTGGTGAACGTCCAGGGCGATCAGCCCGTCTTCGAACCGGTCCAGATCGACGAGGTCGTCGCACCGCTCGTGGGCGATCCCTCCCTGCCCATGTCCACCCTCATCTACCGGATCCGGCGGGACGAGGAAATCACCCACCCGAACGCCGTGAAGACGGTCTTCGACCGGGACGGAAACGCCCTCTATTTCTCCCGCTCCACCATTCCCTATGTCCGGGACCGGGGAAAAACGGCGGAATACTACAAGCACCACGGCATCTACGCCTACCGGAAGCACTTTCTCGACACCTTCACGAAGCTCCCCGAGGGGACCCTGGAGCATCTCGAATCCCTGGAGCAGCTCCGGGCCCTGGAGCACGGCTACCGCATCCGGGTCGTGGTCACGGAACACGACTCCATCGAAGTGGACACGCCCCAGGAGCTGGATCGGATCCGGCGGATCCTGGTGGGGGAAATATCATCCTGA
- the rfaD gene encoding ADP-glyceromanno-heptose 6-epimerase codes for MIVVTGGAGFIGSAFVWKLNSEGIEDIVVVDRLGTSDKWKNLVNRRFVEYIHKDDFLKMVYADQVPFTVRAVVHMGACSSTTEKDADYLWTNNYLYSCRLADWAIRNGIRFLYASSAATYGDGSLGFSDDDATSALLKPINMYGYSKQVFDLWALRRGADRHMAGLKFFNVFGPNEYHKGDMTSVVFKAFHQIRATGKVRLFKSYRPEYADGGQMRDFVYVKDCAEAMWWLLNHPEANGIFNLGSGKARTWNDLMAAVFRAMDRPAVIDYIDMPPGLDEQYQYFTEAKTDRLASTGCPVPSAPLEEAVQDYVANHLSQRDPYLGQCCAIQ; via the coding sequence ATGATCGTCGTCACCGGCGGCGCCGGCTTCATCGGCAGCGCCTTCGTGTGGAAGCTCAACAGCGAAGGCATCGAGGACATCGTCGTCGTCGACCGCCTGGGGACCTCCGACAAGTGGAAGAACCTCGTGAACCGGCGGTTCGTCGAATACATCCACAAGGACGACTTCCTCAAGATGGTCTACGCCGACCAGGTGCCCTTCACCGTCCGGGCCGTGGTCCACATGGGCGCCTGCTCGTCCACGACGGAGAAGGACGCCGACTACCTCTGGACGAACAACTACCTCTATTCCTGCCGACTGGCCGACTGGGCGATCCGGAACGGCATCCGCTTCCTCTACGCCAGCTCCGCGGCCACCTACGGCGACGGCTCCCTGGGCTTCTCCGACGACGACGCGACGTCGGCGCTTCTCAAGCCCATCAACATGTACGGCTACTCGAAGCAGGTCTTCGACCTCTGGGCGCTCCGGCGCGGCGCCGACCGGCACATGGCGGGCCTCAAGTTCTTCAACGTCTTCGGCCCCAACGAGTACCACAAGGGCGACATGACGAGCGTTGTCTTCAAGGCCTTCCACCAGATCCGCGCCACCGGGAAGGTCCGGCTGTTCAAGTCGTACCGCCCCGAGTACGCCGACGGCGGGCAGATGCGGGACTTCGTCTACGTGAAGGACTGCGCGGAGGCGATGTGGTGGCTCCTGAACCACCCGGAGGCCAACGGGATCTTCAACCTGGGAAGCGGAAAGGCCCGGACCTGGAACGACCTGATGGCGGCGGTCTTCCGGGCCATGGACCGGCCCGCAGTCATCGACTACATCGACATGCCGCCGGGGCTGGACGAGCAGTACCAGTACTTCACGGAAGCGAAAACGGACCGCCTCGCCTCTACGGGCTGTCCCGTCCCGTCCGCCCCCCTGGAGGAAGCCGTGCAGGATTACGTCGCAAACCATCTCTCGCAGCGCGACCCCTATCTGGGCCAGTGCTGCGCCATTCAGTGA